One Brassica napus cultivar Da-Ae chromosome C4, Da-Ae, whole genome shotgun sequence genomic region harbors:
- the LOC106349032 gene encoding UDP-glycosyltransferase 86A1, protein MERAKSRKPHAMMIPYPLQGHVIPFVHLAIKLASHGFTITFVNTDCIHHHISTARQGDAGDIFSEVRSYGNLDIRYTTVSDGFPLEFDRSLNHDQFFEGILHVFPAHVDDLITKISRRGDDPPVTCLINDTFYVWSSMICEKHNLVNVSFWTEPALVLNLYYHLHLLISNCHFKSLDNREDVIDYIPGVKAIDPKDLMSYLQVSDKDVDTNTVVYRIIFKAFTDVKKADFVLCNTVQELEPDSLSALQANQPVYAIGPVFSTESVVPTSLWAESDCTEWLKGRPTGSVLYVSFGSYAHVGKKEIVEIAHGLLLSGISFIWVLRPDIVGSDVPDFLPTGFMDQAEGRGIVVQWCCQKAVISNPVIGGFLTHCGWNSILESVWCGLPLLCYPLLTDQFTNRKLVVDDWRIGINLCDKKMITRDEVSVNIKRLMNQETSSELRSNVEKVKCHIKDAVTSVGSSETNFNSFVDEVRDKIETKLCHIMGKNKSIS, encoded by the exons ATGGAGAGAGCAAAGTCTAGAAAGCCTCATGCCATGATGATACCATACCCACTTCAAGGCCATGTCATCCCTTTTGTCCACTTAGCCATCAAACTCGCTTCTCACGGCTTCACCATCACTTTCGTCAACACTGACTGCATCCACCACCACATCTCCACCGCTCGCCAAGGTGACGCCGGAGATATTTTCTCCGAAGTTCGCAGCTACGGAAACCTTGACATACGTTACACCACAGTGAGCGACGGCTTCCCTTTGGAGTTTGACCGGTCGCTTAACCATGACCAATTCTTCGAAGGCATTCTCCACGTCTTCCCTGCCCACGTTGACGATCTCATCACCAAAATCTCCCGCCGGGGTGATGATCCTCCGGTGACTTGCTTGATCAACGACACGTTTTACGTTTGGTCATCTATGATTTGCGAGAAACACAACCTTGTTAATGTCTCGTTTTGGACCGAACCTGCCTTGGTCCTCAATCTCTATTATCACTTGCATCTCCTTATATCCAACTGTCATTTCAAATCTCTTG ATAATCGTGAAGACGTGATCGATTACATACCAGGAGTTAAGGCAATAGACCCAAAAGACTTGATGTCATATCTTCAAGTGAGCGACAAAGATGTCGACACAAACACAGTGGTCTATAGAATAATATTCAAGGCCTTCACAGATGTCAAGAAAGCAGATTTCGTTTTGTGCAACACCGTACAAGAACTCGAACCAGACTCTCTCTCAGCTCTACAAGCCAACCAGCCGGTTTACGCCATCGGTCCGGTTTTCTCAACCGAATCAGTTGTCCCCACAAGCCTGTGGGCCGAGTCAGATTGCACCGAGTGGCTCAAAGGACGCCCCACCGGATCAGTCCTCTATGTTTCGTTTGGTAGCTATGCACATGTTGGTAAGAAGGAGATCGTGGAGATAGCCCATGGGCTTCTGCTTAGCGGGATTAGTTTCATTTGGGTTTTACGTCCAGATATAGTGGGCTCTGACGTGCCGGATTTTCTTCCAACCGGGTTTATGGACCAGGCCGAAGGTCGAGGCATTGTGGTCCAGTGGTGCTGTCAGAAGGCAGTAATCTCAAACCCGGTTATTGGAGGGTTTTTGACACACTGTGGATGGAATTCGATTCTAGAAAGCGTTTGGTGCGGTTTACCATTGTTGTGTTATCCGCTTTTAACCGATCAGTTCACGAACCGGAAACTTGTGGTTGATGATTGGCGAATTGGAATTAACCTTTGTGATAAGAAGATGATCACAAGGGATGAAGTCTCAGTGAATATTAAACGGTTGATGAACCAAGAAACTTCGAGTGAGCTGAGAAGCAACGTTGAGAAGGTTAAATGTCATATTAAAGATGCGGTTACTAGCGTTGGATCTTCAGAGACAAATTTTAACTCATTCGTTGATGAGGTCCGAGATAAGATAGAAACTAAACTGTGTCATATAATGGGTAAGAATAAGTCGATCAGCTGA
- the BNAC04G08230D gene encoding small polypeptide DEVIL 16 — protein MAPEDNSSCEPCKTFGQKCSHVLKKQRAKFYILRRCIALLVCWRDNNHDCKDF, from the coding sequence ATGGCACCAGAGGATAATAGCTCGTGCGAGCCTTGCAAGACTTTTGGACAGAAGTGCAGTCATGTCTTGAAGAAACAAAGAGCCAAGTTTTATATTCTTCGCCGTTGTATCGCCTTGTTAGTCTGCTGGCGTGACAACAACCACGACTGCAAGGACTTTTGA
- the LOC106349033 gene encoding UDP-glycosyltransferase 86A1, with amino-acid sequence MERAKSRKPHAMMIPFPLQGHVIPFVHLAIKLASHGFTITFVNTDSIHHHISTARQGDAGDIFSAARTSGNLDIRYTTVSDGFPLEFDRSLNHDQFFEGLIHVFPAHVDDLITKIYRRGDDPPVTCLIADTFYVWSSMICNKHNLVNVSFWTQPALVLNIYYHLHLLISNGHFNSLDNREDVIDYVPGVKAIDPKDLMSYLQVTDKDVDTNRVVYRIIFEAFTDVKKADFVLCNTVQELEPGSLSALQANQPVYAIGPVFSTELVVPTSLWAESDCTEWLKGRPTGSVLYVSFGSYAHVGKMEIVEIAHGLLLSGLSFIWVLRPDIVGSDVPDFLPTGFMDRAQSRGIVVQWCCQMAVLSNPTIGGFLTHCGWNSVLESVWCGLPLLCYPLLNDQFTNRKLVVDDWRIGINLCEKKMVTRDEVSVNIRRFKEISSELRSNVEKVNRYVKDAVTTVGSSEVNFNSFVGEVRDRIEIGN; translated from the exons ATGGAGAGAGCAAAGTCGAGAAAGCCTCATGCCATGATGATACCATTCCCACTTCAAGGCCATGTCATCCCTTTTGTCCACTTAGCCATCAAACTCGCTTCTCATGGTTTCACCATCACTTTCGTCAACACCGACTCCATCCACCACCACATCTCCACCGCTCGCCAAGGTGACGCCGGAGATATCTTCTCCGCTGCTCGAACCTCCGGAAACCTTGACATACGTTACACCACGGTGAGCGACGGCTTCCCTTTGGAGTTTGACCGGTCGCTTAACCATGACCAATTCTTCGAAGGCCTTATCCACGTCTTTCCTGCCCACGTTGATGATCTCATCACCAAAATCTACCGCCGGGGTGATGATCCTCCGGTGACTTGCTTGATCGCCGACACGTTTTACGTTTGGTCATCTATGATTTGTAACAAGCACAACCTCGTTAATGTCTCGTTTTGGACCCAACCTGCCTTGGTCCTTAATATCTATTATCACTTGCATCTCCTCATATCCAACGGCCATTTCAATTCTCTTG ATAACCGTGAAGACGTGATCGATTACGTACCAGGAGTTAAGGCAATAGACCCAAAGGACTTGATGTCATATCTTCAAGTGACCGACAAAGACGTCGACACAAACAGAGTGGTCTATAGAATAATATTTGAGGCCTTCACAGACGTCAAGAAAGCAGATTTCGTTTTATGCAACACCGTACAAGAGCTGGAACCAGGCTCACTCTCTGCTCTACAAGCCAACCAACCGGTTTACGCCATCGGTCCGGTTTTCTCAACCGAATTGGTTGTCCCAACAAGCCTGTGGGCCGAGTCTGATTGTACCGAGTGGCTCAAAGGCCGGCCCACCGGATCAGTCCTCTACGTCTCTTTTGGTAGCTATGCACATGTTGGTAAGATGGAGATCGTGGAGATAGCCCATGGGCTTTTACTAAGTGGACTTAGTTTCATTTGGGTTTTACGTCCAGATATAGTAGGCTCTGACGTGCCGGATTTTCTTCCAACCGGGTTTATGGACCGAGCCCAAAGTCGAGGCATCGTGGTCCAGTGGTGTTGTCAGATGGCAGTATTGTCAAACCCGACCATTGGAGGGTTTTTGACACATTGCGGGTGGAATTCGGTTCTAGAAAGCGTTTGGTGTGGTTTACCATTGTTGTGTTATCCGCTTTTAAACGATCAGTTCACGAACCGGAAGCTTGTGGTGGATGATTGGCGCATTGGAATTAACCTTTGTGAGAAGAAGATGGTCACAAGGGATGAAGTCTCGGTGAATATCAGGCGGTTCAAAGAAATTTCAAGTGAACTGAGAAGCAATGTCGAGAAGGTTAATCGATATGTCAAAGATGCGGTTACAACCGTTGGATCTTCAGAGGTTAATTTTAACTCATTCGTTGGTGAGGTTCGTGATAGAATAGAAATTGGAAACTAA
- the LOC106349031 gene encoding pentatricopeptide repeat-containing protein At2g36980, mitochondrial has protein sequence MSLLFRLTSKVASLAKSGRIATARQVFDEMPERDTVSWNTMLTSYSRLGLHQEAISMFAHLRFSDSKPDGYSFTAILSTCASLRDVRLGTQVHSLVIRSSYDASLEVNNSLIDMYGKCSDTLSANKVFRDMGNGVRNEVTWCSLLSAYMSSGEFESGVDVFDEMPKRVVYAWNIMISGHAQCGKVESCLSFFREMLLESECEPDCYTFSSLMNAACGGDSSSLVYGRMVHAVMVKSGWDSAVEAKNSVLSFYAKVGCRDDAMREFESIEVLTQVSWNSIIDACMKTGDTERALEVFQLAPERNIITWTTMIAGYGKNGDGEQALRFFVEMMRSEVYSDHFAYGSVLHACSGLALLGQGRMIHGCLIHRGFQGYAYVGNALVNLYAKCGDINESNRAFSDIGNKDLVSWNTMIFAFGVHGLAEEALKLYEDMIASGTKPDKVTFIGLLTTCSHSGLVEEGCAVFKSMVKDYGISLEVDHVTCMIDMFGRSGHLAEAKELATAYNSSWEALLGACSTHLETELGNEVSKVLKIAEPSEEMSFVLLSNLYCSSGKWKEAEDVRREMAERGMKKTPGCSWIEVGNQVSAFVVGDCTSHPRIDELSETLRWLQYDMRNPETFGP, from the coding sequence ATGTCTCTTTTGTTTCGTCTTACTTCAAAGGTCGCGTCTTTAGCCAAATCAGGTCGCATAGCCACCGCCCGCCaggtgttcgacgaaatgcctGAAAGAGACACCGTGTCGTGGAACACAATGCTAACGAGCTATTCCCGGTTAGGTCTACATCAGGAAGCTATTTCGATGTTCGCCCACTTGAGATTCTCCGATTCCAAGCCTGATGGTTATTCATTTACAGCGATCTTGAGCACTTGTGCGAGTCTACGTGATGTTAGATTAGGAACACAGGTTCACTCTCTAGTGATCCGGTCTAGCTACGATGCTTCATTGGAGGTGAACAACTCTCTTATTGATATGTACGGTAAGTGCTCTGACACTCTCAGCGCTAACAAAGTGTTTAGAGATATGGGCAATGGTGTTAGAAATGAAGTAACTTGGTGCTCTCTTTTGTCTGCGTATATGAGTTCTGGAGAGTTTGAATCTGGCGTTGAtgtttttgatgaaatgccGAAAAGGGTTGTGTATGCGTGGAATATAATGATCTCTGGCCATGCCCAGTGTGGAAAGGTTGAatcttgtttaagttttttcagAGAGATGTTGCTGGAGAGTGAGTGTGAACCGGATTGTTACACGTTTAGTTCTCTGATGAACGCTGCTTGTGGTGGTGATTCATCGAGTCTTGTTTATGGACGGATGGTTCATGCTGTTATGGTGAAGAGCGGGTGGGATTCCGCGGTTGAGGCCAAGAACTCCGTGTTGAGTTTCTACGCGAAAGTAGGATGCAGAGATGATGCAATGAGAGAGTTCGAGTCTATTGAAGTCTTGACTCAGGTATCTTGGAACTCTATTATCGACGCGTGTATGAAAACAGGAGATACAGAGAGGGCTCTTGAGGTTTTTCAGCTAGCTCCTGAGAGAAATATCATTACTTGGACTACAATGATTGCAGGGTACGGTAAGAACGGAGATGGAGAGCAAGCACTGAGATTTTTCGTTGAGATGATGAGATCTGAAGTGTATTCTGATCATTTTGCGTATGGTTCCGTTCTTCACGCGTGTTCAGGATTAGCTCTTTTAGGACAGGGGAGAATGATACACGGTTGTTTGATCCATCGTGGCTTTCAAGGCTATGCTTATGTTGGTAACGCTTTGGTTAATTTGTATGCTAAATGTGGAGATATCAACGAATCAAACCGTGCGTTTAGTGATATAGGCAACAAAGATTTGGTCTCTTGGAACACGATGATTTTCGCGTTCGGTGTGCACGGGTTAGCAGAGGAAGCTCTAAAGCTCTATGAAGACATGATAGCGTCAGGGACTAAACCAGACAAAGTTACGTTCATTGGGTTGCTGACAACTTGCAGCCATTCAGGACTTGTGGAGGAAGGATGCGCGGTTTTTAAATCAATGGTTAAGGATTATGGAATCTCATTGGAAGTAGATCATGTGACATGTATGATAGATATGTTTGGGAGAAGTGGACATCTAGCAGAAGCAAAGGAGTTGGCTACAGCTTATAATAGCTCGTGGGAAGCTCTTTTGGGTGCTTGTTCTACGCATTTGGAGACAGAGTTAGGAAATGAAGTTAGTAAAGTCCTGAAGATAGCGGAGCCAAGCGAGGAGATGAGTTTTGTTCTGTTGTCAAACTTGTACTGCTCTAGTGGGAAGTGGAAGGAAGCAGAAGATGTGAGGAGGGAGATGGCTGAACGAGGCATGAAGAAAACGCCTGGATGTAGCTGGATTGAAGTAGGAAACCAAGTTTCAGCTTTTGTAGTCGGTGACTGTACTTCACACCCACGCATTGATGAGCTTTCTGAAACTTTGAGATGGCTTCAATATGACATGAGAAACCCTGAAACGTTTGGACCTTGA